In the genome of Delphinus delphis chromosome 15, mDelDel1.2, whole genome shotgun sequence, one region contains:
- the LOC132438183 gene encoding apoptosis-associated speck-like protein containing a CARD: protein MGCTRDAILDALENLTADEFKKFKMKLLSVPLREGYGRIPRGTLLPMDAVDLTDKLVSYYLEAYSAELTVFVLCNIGMQEVAEQLQETLCKGPGTTPAGIKAPPQTAAKPALHFVEQHRAALIARVTDVDGVLDALYGKVLTEDQYQAVRAECTNSNKMRKLFSFAPAWNLTCKNLLLQALRDTQPYLVVDLEQS from the exons ATGGGGTGCACGCGTGATGCCATCCTGGATGCGCTGGAAAACCTGACCGCTGACGAGTTCAAGAAGTTCAAGATGAAGCTGCTTTCAGTGCCGCTGCGCGAAGGCTACGGACGCATCCCACGGGGGACGCTGCTGCCCATGGACGCTGTGGACCTCACCGACAAGCTCGTCAGCTACTATCTGGAGGCGTACAGTGCCGAGCTCACGGTATTCGTGCTGTGCAACATCGGCATGCAGGAGGTGGCGGAGCAGCTGCAGGAGACCTTGTGCAAGG GCCCCGGAACCACGCCAGCCGGGATCAAGGCCCCTCCCCAGACAGCAGCCAAGCCAG CACTGCACTTTGTGGAGCAGCATCGGGCGGCCCTCATTGCGCGGGTCACAGACGTGGATGGGGTGCTGGATGCCCTGTACGGGAAGGTCCTGACAGAGGACCAGTACCAGGCAGTGCGGGCGGAGTGCACCAATTCTAACAAGATGAGGAAGCTCTTCAGCTTTGCTCCAGCCTGGAACCTGACCTGCAAGAATCTGCTCCTCCAGGCCCTGAGGGACACCCAGCCCTACCTGGTGGTCGACCTGGAGCAGAGCTGA